In Spinacia oleracea cultivar Varoflay chromosome 5, BTI_SOV_V1, whole genome shotgun sequence, a single window of DNA contains:
- the LOC110788569 gene encoding UDP-glycosyltransferase 73C2 — MQKLDMGLKDIQQLHFVMFPLMAPGHMIPMIDMAKLIAKHGILITIVTTPVNATRFKSSIDRAAKGGLNIRVSQLEFPWQEAGLPEGCENVDMLPSLSYAINFIQAAANLEEPMEKLLHELQPKPSCLISDFGFTWTTEVARRFNIPRIVFHGMSCCSLLSLHNMITYNVIGNLNSDTESFLVPGLPDNIELTKTQVPNAVHQAADPLRVEMREAERKAFGVVVNSFEELEPEYFKRCKEAKGKTNIWCVGPVSLCNQDELDKGERGNKAALAVDQCMKWLDLHKPKSVMYACLGSLCNVVASQVMQLAFGLEASNKPFIFALREGYSLKEVERLIEEDGFKKRVEGRGLVILGWAPQVLILTHPSVGGFLTHCGWNSTIEGISTGLPMATCPLFSEQFLNEKFVVQVLRVGVSVRVEIPTMNPGEEVRGISVEKEHVKHAVDLVMDGGKEGEEMRERASRLAKGAKRAVQESGFSDTGLKLMIQQVIQQIEKGKQEVDKE, encoded by the coding sequence ATGCAAAAGCTAGACATGGGTTTGAAAGATATCCAGCAGCTACATTTTGTGATGTTTCCATTAATGGCACCAGGCCACATGATCCCAATGATAGACATGGCCAAGTTGATAGCAAAGCATggtattttaattaccatagtCACTACTCCAGTAAATGCCACCCGCTTCAAATCAAGCATAGATCGCGCTGCTAAAGGTGGTCTTAATATTCGAGTATCTCAACTCGAATTCCCTTGGCAAGAAGCTGGATTACCAGAAGGGTGTGAAAATGTAGACATGCTTCCTTCATTAAGCTATGCAATAAACTTCATTCAAGCTGCTGCCAACTTAGAAGAACCAATGGAGAAGTTGCTTCATGAGTTGCAACCCAAACCAAGTTGTCTGATTTCTGACTTTGGGTTCACTTGGACCACTGAAGTTGCTAGAAGATTCAACATCCCAAGGATAGTATTCCATGGAATGTCCTGCTGCTCTCTCCTAAGCTTGCACAATATGATCACCTACAACGTGATTGGAAACTTAAACTCGGACACTGAATCCTTTCTGGTGCCTGGTTTACCTGATAATATCGAGCTCACCAAAACTCAGGTGCCAAATGCAGTACACCAAGCGGCAGATCCTTTGAGGGTGGAAATGAGAGAAGCAGAGAGAAAAGCGTTTGGGGTTGTAGTAAATTCTTTTGAGGAGCTAGAACCAGAGTACTTTAAGAGGTGTAAGGAGGCAAAGGGGAAGACAAATATATGGTGTGTTGGGCCCGTTTCGCTCTGCAATCAGGATGAGTTGGATAAAGGGGAAAGAGGTAACAAAGCTGCACTTGCTGTTGACCAATGCATGAAATGGCTGGATTTACATAAGCCTAAGTCAGTGATGTATGCTTGTCTTGGAAGCCTCTGTAACGTTGTTGCATCACAAGTTATGCAGCTTGCTTTTGGGTTAGAAGCATCCAACAAGCCATTCATCTTCGCTCTGAGAGAAGGCTATAGTCTAAAAGAAGTGGAGAGGCTGATCGAAGAAGATGGTTTCAAGAAAAGGGTTGAAGGAAGAGGGTTAGTTATACTAGGTTGGGCACCACAAGTGCTTATACTGACTCATCCTTCTGTGGGTGGATTCTTGACGCATTGTGGTTGGAATTCTACTATTGAAGGCATCTCTACTGGTTTGCCTATGGCTACATGTCCGCTGTTCTCCGAGCAATTTCTGAATGAGAAATTTGTGGTCCAAGTTTTGAGGGTTGGTGTCAGTGTCAGAGTGGAAATACCAACGATGAACCCAGGTGAAGAGGTAAGAGGAATCTCTGTAGAAAAAGAGCATGTCAAGCACGCTGTTGATTTGGTGATGGATGGTGGAAAGGAAGGTGAAGAGATGAGAGAGAGAGCTTCGAGGCTTGCAAAAGGTGCTAAGAGAGCAGTGCAAGAGAGCGGATTTTCAGACACAGGATTGAAGTTAATGATCCAACAAGTCATCCAACAGATAgagaaaggaaaacaagaagTTGACAAAGAGTGA
- the LOC110788582 gene encoding uncharacterized protein — protein sequence MVKVGILWWVLSNTAFHNHELITYREDNRQMSDLSLGAKKLVRDMSSAQARSKVILEAVQEQLPEENPNRRHIYNFRDRMRRNDAEGRDSISQFLHLAKESDYLEYYREEGHVVTHTFMAHPTSVNLLHTYPWVIGMDSTYKTNVQDALP from the coding sequence ATGGTGAAGGTTGGAATATTATGGTGGGTCCTGTCCAACACGGCATTTCACAACCATGAATTAATTACATATCGAGAGGACAACCGGCAGATGAGCGACCTTAGTCTAGGTGCAAAGAAACTTGTTCGTGATATGTCTTCGGCTCAAGCAAGGTCGAAAGTCATATTAGAGGCCGTCCAGGAACAATTACCCGAGGAAAACCCCAACAGAAGACACATCTACAATTTTAGAGATCGGATGAGAAGGAACGATGCAGAAGGAAGAGATAGTATAAGTCAATTCCTCCATCTTGCTAAAGAGAGTGATTACTTGGAATACTATCGGGAGGAGGGTCATGTCGTGACACACACATTCATGGCACACCCTACATCGGTGAATTTGTTACACACATATCCATGGGTCATTGGCATGGATTCTACATACAAGACGAATGTACAAGATGCCCTTCCTTGA